A DNA window from Variovorax sp. J2L1-78 contains the following coding sequences:
- the flgE gene encoding flagellar hook protein FlgE — protein sequence MAFSQGISGLAVAAANLDVIGNNIANSGTVGFKSAAATFQDVYAGSRVGLGASVASVTQNFTQGVTQSSSRPLDVAILNGDGFYRLASPSGEVMYSRNGQFTRDNAGYLVNAAGLQLTGYGVSATGTINGGTPAPIQIPNASMAPKATTSIDAGFNLDSRLAVPTKTPFNATDSDTFNYSNALGPIYDSLGNPHELGAYFVKTGAGAWSVYGTIDGAPISTATPPVPMANYTFDGNGNMLTPAGGTFNVGPLAFGNGSLPLTAAVDLTGTTQFGNVNEIRKLAQDGYTSGTLTAFSINPDGTITGTYSNEQSNLLGQVVLSSFANPNGLEPMGENVWGETQASGAALTGVPGKGSKQGSLASGALEASNVDLTSELVNLIVAQRTYQANAQTVKTQDQIMQTLINIR from the coding sequence ATGGCTTTCTCCCAAGGCATCAGCGGTCTGGCCGTCGCCGCCGCGAACCTCGACGTCATCGGCAACAACATCGCCAACTCCGGCACGGTCGGCTTCAAGTCGGCGGCGGCCACCTTCCAGGACGTGTATGCCGGCTCGCGTGTCGGTCTCGGCGCCTCGGTCGCGAGCGTGACGCAGAACTTCACCCAGGGCGTGACGCAGAGCAGCAGCCGTCCGCTGGACGTCGCCATCCTGAACGGCGATGGCTTCTACCGCCTGGCCAGCCCGAGCGGTGAGGTCATGTACTCGCGCAACGGCCAGTTCACCCGCGACAACGCCGGCTACCTCGTCAACGCGGCCGGTCTGCAGCTGACGGGCTACGGCGTGTCGGCCACCGGCACCATCAACGGCGGCACGCCGGCACCGATCCAGATCCCGAACGCTTCCATGGCACCGAAGGCGACCACCAGCATCGATGCTGGGTTCAACCTCGACTCGCGCCTCGCGGTGCCGACCAAGACGCCGTTCAACGCGACCGATTCGGACACCTTCAACTACTCCAACGCGCTGGGCCCGATCTACGACTCGCTGGGCAACCCGCACGAGCTGGGCGCCTACTTCGTCAAGACCGGCGCCGGCGCCTGGAGCGTCTACGGCACGATCGACGGCGCGCCGATCTCCACGGCCACGCCGCCGGTCCCGATGGCCAACTACACCTTCGACGGCAACGGCAACATGCTTACGCCCGCGGGCGGCACGTTCAACGTCGGCCCGCTGGCCTTCGGCAACGGCTCGTTGCCGCTGACCGCGGCGGTCGACCTGACCGGCACGACCCAGTTCGGCAACGTGAACGAGATCCGCAAGCTCGCGCAAGACGGCTACACCTCGGGCACGCTGACGGCCTTCTCGATCAACCCCGACGGCACCATCACCGGCACCTACTCGAACGAGCAAAGCAATCTGCTTGGCCAGGTGGTCCTGAGCTCCTTCGCCAACCCGAACGGCCTGGAGCCGATGGGTGAAAACGTCTGGGGCGAAACGCAGGCCTCGGGCGCGGCGCTCACCGGCGTGCCGGGCAAGGGGAGCAAGCAGGGCTCGCTGGCCTCGGGTGCACTCGAAGCCTCCAACGTCGACCTGACCTCCGAGCTGGTCAACCTGATCGTGGCGCAGCGCACCTACCAGGCCAATGCGCAGACGGTGAAGACGCAGGACCAGATCATGCAGACGCTGATCAACATCCGCTGA
- a CDS encoding flagella synthesis protein FlgN, producing the protein MNTLLADLCAEISCLKDFLAALNREEKAMLEGRFHDLAAITEEKTRLMDRMAELDLVREATQCALGHLPGSEGASAAARAAGEATEQAWKSLMQLAEEARSANQRNGSMVYSHLDFTQRALHFLQASTELFYGPDGVRKPTSASRGHIAIG; encoded by the coding sequence GTGAATACCCTGCTCGCCGACCTCTGCGCCGAAATTTCCTGCCTGAAAGACTTTCTGGCCGCCTTGAACCGCGAGGAAAAGGCGATGCTCGAAGGCCGCTTTCATGACCTGGCCGCCATCACCGAGGAAAAGACCCGGCTGATGGACCGGATGGCCGAACTCGACCTGGTGCGAGAAGCCACCCAGTGCGCCCTGGGCCACCTGCCGGGCAGCGAAGGCGCCAGCGCCGCAGCCCGCGCAGCCGGCGAAGCCACCGAGCAGGCCTGGAAGAGCCTGATGCAGCTGGCCGAGGAAGCCCGCAGCGCCAACCAGCGCAACGGCTCGATGGTCTACAGCCACCTCGACTTCACCCAGCGCGCCCTGCACTTCCTGCAGGCCAGCACCGAACTCTTCTACGGCCCCGACGGCGTGCGCAAGCCCACGTCGGCGTCGCGCGGGCATATCGCCATCGGTTGA
- the flgA gene encoding flagellar basal body P-ring formation chaperone FlgA — MTPRPLLRRLLPATLGLLATVLGTGAACAAEPLPGPAMAAIERLIERQTAGLPGKATVTAALPGTAELPACDAFDAFLPTGAAARGRLSIGLRCRTGAAWTRFVPAYVKVEGTYYVATRTIEPGDAIGLADLTAQTGDLAALPRSVVTNGSELAGARATGRIAAGAPLRKELLRAPTVIQQGQSVQVVAQGAGFTVSTEARALTQAAAGGVARAKTLDGRMVTGVADEDGQIVLSQ, encoded by the coding sequence ATGACGCCACGCCCCCTTCTTCGCCGCTTGCTGCCCGCCACCCTCGGGCTTCTGGCCACCGTGCTCGGCACGGGCGCCGCCTGCGCCGCGGAACCGCTCCCTGGCCCGGCCATGGCCGCGATCGAACGGCTGATCGAGCGCCAGACCGCCGGCCTGCCCGGCAAGGCCACGGTGACCGCCGCCCTGCCCGGCACCGCCGAGCTGCCGGCCTGCGATGCCTTCGACGCCTTCCTGCCCACCGGCGCCGCGGCGCGCGGGCGGCTGTCGATCGGCCTGCGCTGCCGCACCGGCGCCGCGTGGACGCGCTTCGTGCCGGCCTACGTGAAGGTCGAAGGCACCTATTACGTGGCGACCCGCACCATCGAGCCCGGCGACGCCATCGGGCTGGCCGACCTCACAGCACAGACCGGCGACCTGGCCGCCCTGCCCCGCTCGGTCGTCACCAACGGCAGCGAACTGGCGGGCGCCCGCGCCACCGGCCGCATCGCCGCCGGCGCACCGCTGCGCAAAGAGCTGCTGCGCGCCCCCACGGTCATCCAGCAGGGCCAGTCGGTCCAGGTGGTGGCGCAGGGCGCCGGCTTCACTGTCAGCACCGAAGCCCGGGCCCTGACCCAGGCCGCCGCCGGCGGGGTGGCGCGGGCCAAGACCCTCGACGGACGGATGGTCACGGGCGTGGCCGACGAGGACGGCCAAATCGTCCTGTCGCAGTGA
- the flgM gene encoding flagellar biosynthesis anti-sigma factor FlgM, with translation MKINPPAPPTTPLATAPKASAAAAAGADAAERAKEAALKSAARVRVMPNPAANGEFDAERVAAIREDIRAGRYQINPEGIADGLLASVRDLIDSKPTP, from the coding sequence GTGAAGATCAACCCACCCGCCCCACCGACCACGCCCCTCGCCACGGCGCCCAAGGCGAGCGCCGCTGCGGCGGCGGGCGCCGATGCAGCCGAACGAGCCAAGGAGGCTGCCTTGAAATCCGCTGCACGGGTGCGCGTCATGCCCAACCCCGCCGCCAACGGCGAATTCGACGCGGAACGCGTCGCGGCCATCCGCGAGGACATCCGCGCCGGCCGCTACCAGATCAACCCCGAAGGCATCGCCGACGGCCTGCTGGCCAGCGTGCGCGACCTGATCGACTCGAAGCCCACGCCGTGA
- a CDS encoding glutamine--tRNA ligase/YqeY domain fusion protein yields MTSPADKDAAKAGAAPSNFLRHVIENDLQQNTYSGRQWGGSPGDAQHHANGMADPAKVRMRFPPEPNGYLHIGHAKSIWLNFELAKEYGGVCHLRFDDTNPEKEEQEYVDSIRDAVQWLGYETYLADRPSAPGTLQPHEYFASDYFDFMYRAAEYLIEAGLAYVDEQTPEEMRANRGDFGKPGTDSPFRARTVEQNLARFREMRDGQLADGAAILRAKIDMASPNINLRDPALYRIRRATHHNTGDKWCIYPMYTFAHPIEDALEQITHSFCTLEFEDQRPFYDWLLDNLAAGGLIASPHPRQYEFARLNVTHVLTSKRKLRQLVEEGHVDGWDDPRMPTLAGLRRRGYTPEALKLFCERSGTTKSAGGWTDYAALEAALRETLDPIAPRAMAVLDPVKLVITNWGELMGGDEVLDDCSAPVHPHHPERGERHFKIGREVWIERTDYEDVQPKGFFRLFPGNKVRLKYGHTIECTGATRDGEGKLIEVQATLVPDTKSGTPGADAIKVKGNITWVAVADAVAAEVRLYERLFAEAQPGSGELLDELNKNSLVTCSAFVEPSLANSEGGAGFQFERHGYFSIEQSVTSERQLVITRSVTLRDSSHK; encoded by the coding sequence ATGACCTCCCCAGCCGACAAAGACGCCGCCAAAGCCGGTGCCGCGCCCAGTAATTTCTTGCGCCACGTCATCGAAAACGACCTCCAGCAGAACACCTATTCTGGCCGCCAATGGGGCGGATCGCCCGGTGATGCCCAGCACCATGCCAACGGCATGGCCGACCCGGCCAAGGTGCGCATGCGCTTCCCGCCCGAACCCAACGGCTACCTGCACATCGGCCACGCGAAAAGCATCTGGCTGAACTTCGAGCTCGCCAAGGAATACGGCGGCGTGTGCCACCTGCGCTTCGACGACACCAACCCGGAGAAGGAAGAGCAGGAATACGTCGACAGCATCCGCGATGCCGTGCAATGGCTGGGCTACGAGACCTACCTGGCCGACCGCCCCAGCGCCCCGGGCACGCTGCAGCCGCACGAATACTTCGCCAGCGACTACTTCGACTTCATGTACCGCGCCGCCGAGTACCTGATCGAAGCGGGCCTCGCCTACGTCGACGAGCAGACGCCCGAAGAGATGCGCGCCAACCGCGGCGACTTCGGCAAGCCCGGCACCGACAGCCCGTTCCGCGCACGCACCGTCGAACAGAACCTCGCGCGCTTTCGCGAGATGCGCGACGGACAACTCGCAGACGGCGCCGCCATCCTGCGCGCCAAGATCGACATGGCGAGCCCCAACATCAACCTGCGCGACCCGGCGCTCTACCGCATCCGCCGGGCCACGCACCACAACACCGGCGACAAGTGGTGCATCTACCCGATGTACACCTTCGCGCACCCGATCGAAGATGCGCTGGAGCAGATCACCCATTCGTTCTGCACGCTCGAGTTCGAAGACCAGCGCCCCTTCTACGACTGGCTGCTGGACAACCTAGCCGCCGGCGGCCTCATCGCCAGCCCGCACCCGCGCCAGTACGAATTCGCGCGCCTGAACGTGACCCATGTGCTCACCAGCAAGCGCAAGCTGCGCCAGCTGGTCGAAGAAGGCCACGTCGACGGCTGGGACGACCCGCGCATGCCCACCCTCGCCGGCCTGCGCCGCCGCGGCTACACGCCCGAGGCGCTCAAGCTCTTCTGCGAACGCAGCGGCACCACCAAGTCCGCCGGCGGCTGGACCGACTACGCCGCCCTCGAAGCCGCCCTGCGCGAAACCCTCGACCCCATCGCTCCGCGCGCGATGGCCGTGCTCGACCCGGTGAAGCTCGTCATCACCAACTGGGGTGAGCTCATGGGCGGCGACGAGGTCCTCGATGATTGCAGTGCACCCGTGCACCCGCACCACCCCGAGCGCGGCGAGCGCCACTTCAAGATCGGCCGCGAGGTCTGGATCGAACGCACCGACTACGAAGACGTTCAGCCCAAGGGCTTCTTCCGCCTCTTCCCCGGCAACAAGGTGCGCCTGAAGTACGGCCACACCATCGAATGCACCGGCGCCACGCGCGACGGCGAGGGGAAGCTGATCGAAGTGCAGGCCACACTCGTCCCCGATACCAAGAGCGGCACGCCGGGCGCGGACGCGATCAAGGTGAAGGGCAACATCACCTGGGTGGCCGTGGCCGATGCAGTGGCGGCAGAGGTGCGCTTGTACGAGCGGCTGTTTGCCGAGGCACAACCCGGCAGTGGGGAATTGCTGGACGAGCTGAACAAGAACAGCTTGGTGACGTGCTCGGCGTTCGTGGAGCCTTCACTGGCGAACTCCGAAGGCGGCGCGGGGTTTCAATTCGAGCGTCATGGATACTTCTCAATAGAACAATCGGTGACCAGTGAGCGCCAATTAGTTATTACACGTAGTGTGACATTGCGCGACTCTAGCCACAAGTAA
- a CDS encoding thioredoxin family protein: MRIRTSVLALTAATAACIAALTFAAPPTGGNVPAGSARAAPEFQQIDTWLNSPPLRLDALRGKVVLVDFWTYTCINCLNHLPAVKDWHARYKDQGLVVVGVHTPEFAYEKSTKNVREAIERLHIQHAVAQDNSYGTWKAFNNQYWPAIYLIDKQGKIVYSHFGEGRYGETEKKIQALLAEPASADTAPAATTSKGA; encoded by the coding sequence ATGCGCATCCGCACCAGCGTTCTCGCCCTCACCGCGGCCACGGCCGCGTGCATCGCCGCACTCACCTTCGCCGCACCGCCGACCGGCGGCAACGTACCGGCCGGCAGCGCCCGCGCCGCGCCGGAGTTCCAGCAGATCGACACCTGGCTCAACTCGCCGCCCCTGCGGCTCGACGCGCTGCGCGGCAAGGTGGTGCTGGTCGACTTCTGGACCTACACCTGCATCAACTGCCTGAACCACCTGCCCGCGGTGAAGGACTGGCATGCCCGCTACAAGGACCAGGGCCTGGTGGTGGTGGGCGTGCACACGCCGGAGTTCGCCTACGAGAAGTCGACCAAGAATGTGCGCGAGGCCATCGAGCGGCTGCACATCCAGCATGCGGTGGCGCAGGACAACAGCTACGGCACCTGGAAGGCCTTCAACAACCAGTACTGGCCGGCCATCTACCTGATCGACAAGCAGGGGAAGATCGTCTATTCGCACTTTGGCGAAGGCCGCTACGGCGAAACCGAGAAGAAGATCCAGGCCCTGCTGGCCGAGCCGGCCTCGGCCGACACGGCACCGGCAGCCACCACGTCGAAAGGCGCATGA
- a CDS encoding 2'-5' RNA ligase family protein has product MSTLIFLEIKDIQAVDLLTRVRSALLQRTSRSPIHITIRGPYKVPPPDQKLGDIWEIIEGEGVLLHGIGIFEFPDKHVVFLKSHSRAIRKIWWKRDYPIIRFGFNPHITLFEGSPSDAAAVARFLQREQIELFCREFSLSTYQSWQDDLFSSPTRTIVRSSPRKSNSVLSNPYRWKSGIEIRAQQLILDLKNNKSRQLDLDEA; this is encoded by the coding sequence GTGTCAACATTAATTTTTCTCGAGATCAAAGACATTCAAGCGGTCGATCTGCTAACTCGTGTCCGCTCCGCACTACTGCAGCGAACATCACGCTCGCCAATACACATCACCATCCGGGGACCGTACAAGGTACCGCCACCTGATCAGAAGCTCGGCGACATCTGGGAAATCATAGAGGGCGAAGGCGTTCTTTTGCATGGAATCGGCATATTTGAATTCCCGGACAAGCACGTCGTTTTCCTAAAAAGCCACTCCCGCGCGATTAGAAAAATCTGGTGGAAACGAGATTATCCGATAATTCGATTCGGATTCAATCCGCACATTACACTTTTCGAAGGCTCCCCTTCGGATGCGGCCGCCGTCGCCCGATTTCTACAACGCGAACAAATTGAGCTTTTTTGCAGAGAGTTCTCATTAAGCACATATCAGTCTTGGCAAGACGATTTATTTTCATCGCCGACGCGAACAATAGTCCGCTCATCCCCTCGAAAATCCAATTCCGTCCTGTCAAACCCTTATAGATGGAAATCCGGCATAGAGATACGGGCACAACAATTAATTTTGGATCTAAAAAATAATAAATCTCGTCAACTAGACCTTGACGAGGCGTAG
- a CDS encoding hydroxyisourate hydrolase, which produces MQAVSIHIVDVANGVVATGMRVDIARQDGAASAPTWTPVVSGQVGRNGVVEGIEGRERLFDIGVYELRLHVGDYYRARGTALPAPAFMDVQVFRFGVADLSQHYHLPVKLTPWGLSCFRGAA; this is translated from the coding sequence ATGCAAGCCGTGTCCATCCACATCGTCGACGTCGCCAACGGCGTGGTCGCCACCGGCATGCGCGTGGACATCGCACGCCAGGACGGCGCTGCGAGCGCGCCAACGTGGACCCCGGTGGTGTCGGGCCAGGTGGGCCGCAACGGCGTGGTCGAGGGCATCGAGGGCCGCGAGCGGCTGTTCGACATCGGCGTGTACGAACTGCGCCTGCATGTCGGCGACTACTACCGCGCCCGCGGCACGGCCCTGCCCGCGCCGGCCTTCATGGACGTGCAGGTGTTCCGCTTCGGCGTCGCCGACCTCTCGCAGCACTACCACCTGCCGGTCAAGCTCACGCCCTGGGGGCTGTCGTGCTTCCGCGGCGCGGCCTGA
- a CDS encoding restriction endonuclease produces the protein MPTPTRTNATPPKARAGLAGKGLAALVIGVLLLTVIPNIMRSQLGPTIGQVLRPAGWVALMLGAVMLVLNFFVQRSNQVPPADEPQRPVMPSTAPLSKKLAARKPPAAPVAPPAPIGVKQQASWSPVVLADIEWRRFEAVCEAFYAQAGLTTRSQSHGADGGVDIWLESQHMDQPRIVQCKHWQGKPVGVKEMREFLGVMTANKLRHGTFVTSSTFTADALAFAADNGIHVQDGAALLKLIGQRTPEQQAALLAVAYEGEYWRPTCASCGTKMVERTSGKFARPFWGCANYPTCRGRAIPKARSTV, from the coding sequence ATGCCCACCCCGACCCGAACCAACGCCACCCCTCCGAAAGCACGTGCCGGCCTCGCCGGCAAAGGCCTGGCCGCCCTGGTCATCGGCGTGCTGCTCCTCACCGTCATCCCCAACATAATGCGCAGCCAGCTGGGCCCGACCATCGGCCAGGTGCTCCGTCCGGCGGGCTGGGTGGCGCTGATGCTGGGTGCGGTGATGCTGGTGCTCAACTTCTTCGTCCAGCGTTCGAACCAGGTGCCGCCCGCCGACGAGCCACAGCGGCCCGTCATGCCGAGCACCGCGCCGCTGTCGAAGAAGCTGGCCGCGCGCAAGCCGCCGGCCGCGCCGGTGGCGCCGCCGGCGCCGATCGGCGTGAAGCAGCAAGCGAGCTGGAGTCCGGTCGTGCTCGCCGATATAGAGTGGCGACGCTTCGAGGCCGTGTGCGAGGCCTTCTATGCGCAGGCGGGGCTCACGACGCGCAGCCAGTCGCACGGCGCGGACGGCGGCGTGGACATCTGGCTGGAATCGCAGCACATGGACCAGCCGCGCATCGTCCAGTGCAAGCACTGGCAGGGCAAGCCGGTGGGCGTGAAGGAGATGCGCGAATTCCTCGGCGTGATGACGGCGAACAAGCTGCGGCATGGCACCTTCGTGACGAGTTCGACCTTCACCGCCGACGCGCTGGCCTTCGCTGCCGACAACGGCATCCATGTGCAGGACGGCGCGGCGTTGCTCAAGCTGATCGGCCAGCGCACGCCGGAACAGCAGGCCGCCCTGCTCGCCGTGGCCTACGAAGGCGAGTACTGGCGGCCCACCTGTGCCAGCTGCGGCACCAAGATGGTCGAGCGCACCTCGGGCAAGTTCGCGCGGCCGTTCTGGGGCTGCGCCAACTATCCGACATGCCGCGGGCGGGCGATTCCGAAGGCGCGCAGCACCGTTTAA
- the flgC gene encoding flagellar basal body rod protein FlgC: MPYPSNSMNIFNVAGSAMTAQSQRMNVTASNLANAESVAGPDGQPYRAKQVVFEVAGSGRSDVGGVKVASIREDTSPAKMVYDPKNPHANPQGYVAMPNVNVVEEMTNMISASRSYQANVEVLNTAKTLMVKTLTVGQ; encoded by the coding sequence ATGCCCTACCCCAGCAACTCGATGAACATCTTCAACGTGGCGGGCTCCGCCATGACGGCGCAGTCGCAGCGCATGAACGTGACGGCGAGCAACCTCGCCAACGCCGAGAGCGTCGCCGGCCCCGACGGCCAGCCCTACCGCGCCAAGCAGGTGGTGTTCGAGGTCGCGGGCTCCGGCCGCAGCGACGTCGGCGGCGTGAAGGTGGCGTCGATCCGCGAAGACACGTCGCCGGCCAAGATGGTCTACGACCCCAAGAACCCTCATGCGAATCCGCAAGGCTATGTGGCCATGCCCAACGTCAATGTGGTCGAAGAGATGACCAACATGATTTCCGCCTCCCGCAGCTATCAGGCCAACGTCGAGGTGCTCAACACCGCCAAGACGCTGATGGTCAAGACGCTCACCGTCGGTCAGTAA
- a CDS encoding flagellar hook assembly protein FlgD, whose amino-acid sequence MAIPSTSNVANDPAAAAAAAAASAAAAAGASGTTNADSEKRFLKLLVTQLNNQDPLNPMENAELTSQLAQMSTVSGIEQLNATLSGLVNQTGSSQVLQAASLIGYAVLSPGNALSLEMVEDKATGVKTPKEVPFAVELPAKGATDVTVTITDANGTKVRTMELGALPEGANGVKWDGKNDAGEVVAAGNYQFSVAATGAGAAVKAEALTFTQVAAVKQGANGVTLDLSTGKSISLSDVRMFL is encoded by the coding sequence ATGGCCATTCCTTCGACCTCCAACGTTGCCAACGACCCAGCGGCAGCAGCCGCCGCCGCCGCGGCATCCGCAGCCGCAGCGGCCGGCGCCTCCGGCACGACCAACGCGGACAGCGAGAAGCGCTTCCTGAAGCTGCTCGTCACCCAGCTCAACAACCAGGACCCGCTCAACCCGATGGAGAACGCCGAGCTCACCTCGCAGCTCGCGCAGATGAGCACGGTCAGCGGCATCGAGCAGCTCAATGCCACGCTCAGCGGGCTGGTCAATCAGACCGGCTCCAGCCAGGTGCTGCAGGCGGCCTCGCTGATCGGCTATGCCGTGCTGTCGCCCGGCAACGCGCTCTCGCTCGAGATGGTGGAAGACAAGGCCACCGGCGTGAAGACGCCCAAGGAAGTGCCTTTCGCGGTCGAACTGCCGGCCAAGGGGGCCACCGACGTGACCGTGACCATCACCGACGCCAACGGCACCAAGGTCCGCACGATGGAACTCGGCGCGCTCCCCGAAGGCGCCAACGGCGTCAAGTGGGACGGCAAGAACGATGCGGGCGAAGTGGTCGCCGCAGGCAACTACCAGTTCAGCGTGGCGGCGACCGGCGCGGGCGCCGCCGTCAAGGCGGAGGCGCTCACGTTCACCCAGGTGGCTGCGGTCAAGCAGGGCGCCAACGGCGTGACGCTCGACCTCTCGACGGGCAAGAGCATCAGCCTGTCCGACGTGCGCATGTTCCTCTGA
- a CDS encoding methyl-accepting chemotaxis protein, producing the protein MKTLNNLKIGTRMGAAFATLLALLMLVLALGLASMRSIDQHLDNISNRINVRVAAINAMQGAVRDILASASIAVLLTDEKGIADELKRVVDARQRYATAKDALSQRLVSEEGKSLIAKIDEATATSSTLTGRVLDLAQKNENEPATQLLVKEARPALQKALALLDDFAVREAARSQSATAAGDAEYRSTQTLMLAVGGIALALGAWVAWFITRSITRPIGEAMLVAEAVAAGDLGSRVEVRSHDETGRLMTALKTMNENLAKVVGEVRHGTDTMATASSQIASGNQDLSSRTEQQASSLQQTAASMEELTSTVKQNADNARQANQLAVSASEVAVRGGSVVSQVVDTMSAINTSSRKIVDIIAVIDGIAFQTNILALNAAVEAARAGEQGRGFAVVASEVRSLAQRSAAAAKEIKGLIDDSVGKVEAGSHQVAEAGQTMEEIVASVKRVTDIMGEIMSASQEQTQGIEQINQAISQMDQVTQQNAALVEESAAAAGSLQEQAATLVGAVSVFKLEATAH; encoded by the coding sequence ATGAAAACTCTGAACAACCTCAAGATCGGTACCCGCATGGGTGCCGCGTTCGCCACGCTGCTGGCCCTGCTGATGCTGGTACTGGCCCTGGGCCTCGCGTCGATGCGCAGCATCGATCAGCACCTGGACAACATCTCGAACCGCATCAACGTGCGGGTCGCGGCCATCAATGCCATGCAGGGCGCGGTCCGGGACATCCTCGCCTCGGCAAGCATCGCCGTTCTTCTCACGGATGAAAAAGGCATCGCCGACGAGTTGAAGCGCGTCGTCGACGCCCGCCAGCGCTACGCGACGGCGAAGGACGCGCTGAGCCAGCGACTCGTCTCGGAAGAAGGCAAGAGCCTGATCGCCAAGATCGACGAGGCGACCGCGACCAGCAGCACACTGACCGGGCGGGTGCTCGATCTGGCGCAGAAGAACGAGAACGAGCCCGCGACGCAACTGCTGGTGAAGGAGGCCCGCCCGGCACTTCAGAAAGCCTTGGCACTGCTGGACGATTTCGCGGTGCGCGAAGCGGCCCGTAGCCAGAGCGCGACCGCAGCGGGCGACGCCGAGTACAGGAGCACCCAGACGCTGATGCTCGCCGTCGGCGGCATCGCGCTGGCGCTGGGCGCCTGGGTGGCGTGGTTCATCACCCGCTCCATCACCCGGCCGATTGGCGAAGCCATGCTGGTGGCCGAAGCCGTGGCCGCCGGCGACCTGGGCTCGCGCGTCGAGGTGCGTTCGCACGACGAAACCGGCCGGCTCATGACCGCGCTGAAGACGATGAACGAGAACCTCGCCAAGGTGGTCGGCGAAGTGCGCCACGGCACCGACACGATGGCCACGGCCTCCAGCCAGATCGCCTCGGGCAACCAGGACCTGTCTTCGCGCACCGAGCAGCAGGCCAGCTCGTTGCAGCAGACGGCAGCCTCGATGGAAGAACTGACCTCGACCGTCAAGCAGAACGCCGACAACGCACGTCAGGCGAATCAATTGGCCGTTTCCGCCTCGGAAGTGGCCGTGCGCGGCGGCAGCGTGGTCAGCCAGGTGGTCGACACCATGAGCGCAATCAACACCTCCAGCCGCAAGATCGTGGACATCATCGCGGTGATCGACGGCATCGCCTTCCAGACCAACATCCTGGCGCTGAATGCGGCGGTGGAAGCGGCACGCGCCGGCGAGCAGGGCCGCGGCTTTGCCGTGGTGGCTTCGGAAGTGCGCAGCCTGGCGCAGCGCTCGGCGGCGGCGGCCAAGGAGATCAAGGGCCTGATCGACGACTCGGTGGGCAAGGTCGAAGCCGGCAGCCACCAGGTGGCCGAGGCGGGCCAGACGATGGAAGAGATCGTGGCCAGCGTCAAGCGGGTGACCGACATCATGGGCGAGATCATGTCGGCCAGCCAGGAGCAGACCCAGGGCATCGAGCAGATCAACCAGGCCATCAGCCAGATGGACCAGGTCACGCAGCAGAACGCGGCGCTGGTGGAAGAGTCTGCGGCAGCGGCCGGTTCGCTGCAGGAGCAGGCCGCCACCCTGGTCGGTGCGGTCAGCGTCTTCAAACTGGAGGCGACGGCACACTGA
- the flgB gene encoding flagellar basal body rod protein FlgB, which yields MDKLDAALNFNREALNLRAQRQEVLASNIAHADTPNYKARDIDFSSRLTEAVERGRASQSMSMSVTSSRHIRAEAQAMPDQNLLYRVPHQSSIDGNTVEMDVERINFADNALRYESNLTVIGAKIKTLLSAVQQ from the coding sequence ATGGACAAGCTCGATGCAGCTTTGAACTTCAACCGCGAAGCACTCAACCTGCGCGCCCAGCGCCAGGAGGTGCTGGCGTCGAACATCGCCCACGCCGACACGCCCAACTACAAGGCGCGTGACATCGATTTCAGCAGCCGCCTGACCGAGGCCGTCGAGCGCGGCCGGGCCTCGCAGTCGATGAGCATGTCGGTCACCTCGTCGCGCCACATCCGCGCCGAAGCGCAGGCCATGCCCGACCAGAACCTGCTCTACCGGGTGCCCCACCAGTCCAGCATCGACGGCAACACCGTTGAGATGGACGTGGAGCGCATCAACTTCGCCGACAACGCGCTGCGCTACGAGTCGAACCTCACGGTCATCGGCGCCAAGATCAAGACGCTGCTGTCGGCGGTCCAGCAATAA